One Oryzomonas sagensis DNA segment encodes these proteins:
- a CDS encoding ANTAR domain-containing response regulator has product MKTVLICDDEPLIRMSLKAMLMELGFEDVLECGDGKSAVEMAMASFPDMAVLDVAMPIMDGITAAKEIKKKLKIPIMLLTNCYDAQTAKRAAESGIAAFLTKPLREQDLIPAIEIALAHTEQVEDLKEKIEDLKETIENRKVIEKAKGTLMEKQRLSEADAYRAMQKLAMDKRKSLRQVADGILKGV; this is encoded by the coding sequence ATGAAAACAGTTTTGATATGCGACGATGAGCCACTCATCAGGATGAGCCTGAAGGCCATGCTCATGGAGCTTGGCTTCGAGGATGTGCTGGAGTGCGGGGACGGCAAAAGCGCCGTGGAAATGGCCATGGCGAGCTTTCCCGATATGGCGGTGCTGGATGTGGCCATGCCCATAATGGACGGTATAACCGCGGCAAAAGAGATCAAGAAAAAGCTCAAGATCCCCATCATGCTCCTGACCAACTGCTACGATGCCCAGACCGCGAAACGGGCAGCGGAGAGCGGAATTGCCGCTTTTTTAACCAAGCCGCTCCGGGAGCAGGACCTCATCCCGGCTATCGAGATCGCCCTGGCCCATACCGAACAGGTGGAAGACCTCAAGGAAAAGATCGAGGACCTCAAGGAAACCATCGAGAATCGGAAGGTGATTGAAAAGGCCAAGGGGACGTTGATGGAAAAACAGCGCTTGAGCGAGGCCGACGCCTATCGCGCCATGCAGAAACTGGCCATGGACAAACGCAAAAGCCTGCGCCAGGTTGCGGACGGCATCCTGAAGGGGGTATAA
- a CDS encoding electron transfer flavoprotein subunit alpha has product MSEPQPKVKKPRGKAHLITGKCIACGARCQSVCPVNAIEMNDAGEPIVIPEKCIGCVKCVKICPASALEMFFTPEELKILEQLAASAAPAEEEVDEEAAALAKKLAAYRGVWVFVEQTEGEPAKVSWELLGAGARLAASLGVELCALVIGDKVEHLCTEAFAHGAAKAYLLDAPVYRNYRTEAYLEACCHLIATYKPEVVLMGASGMGRDLAGAVATRVATGLTADCTGLDIDDKRNLMQTRPAFGGNIMATIMCDKFRPQMATVRPNVMPMPERKEGATGTIVRVDFVVPEESILTKVMEIIRDATSKGHVDITGADFIVSGGRGMMAPENFAILQELAEELGGVVGASRSAVDAGWMPGDRQVGQTGKTVRPKIYIACGISGAIQHLVGMQDSDMVIAINRDRQAPIFEVATYGIVGDLFQVVPAITKRIRELKQQQSTH; this is encoded by the coding sequence ATGAGTGAACCACAACCTAAAGTGAAAAAACCCCGGGGCAAGGCGCACCTCATCACCGGCAAGTGTATCGCCTGCGGCGCCCGCTGTCAGAGCGTCTGCCCGGTCAATGCCATCGAGATGAACGATGCCGGCGAACCGATCGTCATCCCGGAGAAATGCATCGGCTGCGTCAAATGCGTCAAGATCTGCCCGGCCAGCGCCCTGGAGATGTTCTTCACCCCCGAGGAGTTGAAGATACTGGAGCAACTGGCGGCAAGCGCCGCTCCGGCCGAAGAAGAGGTGGACGAGGAGGCCGCGGCCCTGGCCAAAAAACTGGCCGCCTACCGGGGAGTCTGGGTCTTCGTCGAACAGACCGAGGGGGAACCGGCCAAGGTCTCCTGGGAACTGCTCGGGGCGGGAGCCCGGCTGGCCGCCTCCCTGGGGGTCGAGTTGTGCGCCCTGGTGATCGGCGACAAGGTGGAACACCTCTGCACCGAGGCCTTCGCCCACGGGGCCGCCAAGGCCTATCTGCTGGATGCGCCGGTGTACCGCAACTACCGCACCGAGGCGTATCTGGAGGCCTGCTGCCACCTGATTGCCACGTACAAACCGGAAGTCGTCCTGATGGGCGCCAGCGGCATGGGGCGCGACCTGGCCGGAGCTGTCGCGACCCGGGTGGCCACGGGGCTGACCGCCGACTGCACCGGTCTGGATATCGACGACAAGCGTAACCTGATGCAGACCCGCCCGGCTTTCGGCGGCAACATCATGGCAACCATCATGTGCGACAAGTTCCGCCCCCAGATGGCCACGGTCCGCCCCAATGTCATGCCGATGCCGGAACGGAAGGAAGGCGCCACGGGCACTATCGTCCGGGTGGACTTCGTGGTCCCGGAGGAGAGCATCCTCACCAAGGTCATGGAGATCATCCGCGACGCCACGAGCAAGGGGCACGTGGACATCACCGGCGCCGACTTCATCGTCTCCGGCGGCCGCGGCATGATGGCGCCCGAGAACTTCGCCATCCTGCAGGAGTTGGCCGAGGAGTTGGGCGGCGTGGTGGGGGCCTCCCGCAGCGCCGTGGATGCCGGCTGGATGCCGGGTGACCGCCAGGTCGGCCAGACCGGCAAGACCGTCCGCCCCAAGATCTACATCGCCTGCGGCATCTCCGGCGCCATTCAGCATCTGGTGGGCATGCAGGACTCGGACATGGTCATCGCCATCAACCGCGACCGCCAGGCGCCGATCTTCGAGGTCGCCACCTACGGCATCGTCGGCGACCTGTTCCAGGTGGTGCCGGCCATAACGAAACGGATCAGGGAATTGAAACAGCAGCAAAGTACCCACTAA
- a CDS encoding sigma-54-dependent Fis family transcriptional regulator, which yields MAVDKDEFFRAVTLRICSSLQINTALGRVYDYLREIFPIEFMLLDIADKTLGACRHIAAIGYENPGEILPLPEELWKWVGEMRAPFVLSASDQDKQVRAFAPRIKLEGFSDLAVPLRIEEELIGFLILRARGEGSFTNEHLDLLAVAAEPFAVVLANALAHEAEVKYRDILLDDNRFLRRELLSQAGDEIIGGSSGLGNVMEMVRQVAPLSNTVLLMGETGTGKEVIANAIHFMSPRKDGPFIKVNCGAIPESLIDSELFGHEKGAFTGAVAEKRGRFERANGGTIFLDEIGELPPQAQVRLLRVLQNREVERVGGDKPIPVDIRVIAATHRDLGAMVTENQFREDLWFRLNVFPIIVPPLRQRREDIPALTRHFVALKCREFGIGIPPSIAPGALERLTNYGWPGNVRELENLVERELIRHREGPLRFDSVPLGEKEGEPQPVREEKGEGPLRLDEAMSLHISKVLRMTEGKVHGRGGAAELLGINPSTLRGRMDKLGIVYGRAGK from the coding sequence ATGGCGGTGGACAAAGATGAATTCTTCAGAGCAGTGACGCTCAGGATTTGCAGCAGCCTCCAGATCAATACGGCATTGGGACGGGTGTACGACTATCTGCGGGAGATCTTCCCCATCGAGTTCATGCTTCTCGACATAGCCGACAAGACCCTCGGCGCGTGTCGTCACATTGCTGCCATCGGCTATGAGAATCCCGGGGAGATCCTGCCGCTCCCCGAAGAACTTTGGAAGTGGGTCGGGGAGATGCGCGCCCCCTTTGTCCTGTCCGCCTCCGATCAGGACAAACAGGTTCGGGCCTTTGCACCGCGTATCAAGCTGGAAGGATTTTCCGACCTTGCGGTGCCGCTTCGCATAGAAGAGGAGCTTATCGGGTTTCTGATCCTCCGCGCCCGGGGCGAGGGAAGTTTCACGAATGAGCACCTGGACCTGCTGGCGGTCGCGGCCGAACCGTTTGCCGTCGTACTCGCCAATGCCCTCGCCCACGAGGCGGAGGTGAAGTATCGGGACATCCTCCTGGACGACAACCGCTTTCTGCGCCGGGAACTGCTGTCCCAGGCGGGGGACGAAATCATCGGCGGAAGCTCCGGGTTGGGCAACGTCATGGAAATGGTCCGGCAGGTGGCGCCCCTGTCCAACACCGTCCTCTTGATGGGGGAAACGGGAACCGGCAAGGAGGTCATCGCCAATGCCATTCATTTTATGTCGCCCCGCAAGGACGGCCCCTTCATCAAGGTCAACTGCGGCGCCATTCCGGAAAGCCTCATCGACAGTGAACTGTTCGGCCACGAAAAAGGGGCCTTCACGGGGGCGGTTGCGGAAAAGCGGGGGCGCTTCGAGCGGGCCAACGGCGGGACGATCTTTCTCGACGAGATCGGCGAACTCCCGCCCCAGGCGCAGGTGCGGCTGCTGCGCGTGCTCCAGAACCGCGAGGTCGAGCGGGTGGGCGGAGACAAGCCGATCCCGGTGGATATCCGGGTCATTGCCGCCACCCACCGCGATCTGGGGGCCATGGTCACGGAAAATCAGTTTCGCGAAGACCTGTGGTTCAGGTTGAACGTCTTTCCGATCATCGTTCCCCCATTACGACAGAGAAGAGAGGACATCCCGGCTCTCACACGTCATTTTGTGGCGCTGAAATGCCGTGAATTCGGGATCGGCATTCCTCCATCCATTGCACCGGGCGCACTGGAGAGGTTGACGAACTACGGATGGCCGGGGAATGTCCGCGAACTGGAAAATTTGGTGGAGAGAGAGTTGATCAGACATCGGGAGGGGCCACTCAGATTCGACTCCGTGCCGCTTGGTGAAAAAGAGGGTGAACCGCAGCCCGTCCGGGAAGAAAAGGGTGAGGGGCCGTTACGGCTCGATGAAGCGATGTCGCTCCATATCAGCAAGGTCCTCAGGATGACGGAGGGAAAAGTCCATGGCCGCGGGGGCGCGGCGGAGTTGCTCGGCATCAATCCGAGCACCCTGAGGGGACGAATGGACAAGCTCGGCATAGTGTACGGACGCGCAGGAAAATGA
- a CDS encoding electron transfer flavoprotein subunit beta/FixA family protein, with product MLVVACIKQVPDTTQVQIDPVTNTLVREGIPFIVNPYDTHALEEALRLKDRFGCKVAVLSMGPPNAEATLRKALALGVDIAILLSDRVFGGADTLATSNVLSAAIRKLNSEVDEVGLVLCGKQTIDGDTAQVGPGIATRLAYQQLTLVDRIDNLDVGGKRIRVSRKLEGRHEIVEAPLPAMLTVVRELNRPRYPRVPMRLAAADAQVEVWNNQVLKLDEQSIGLKGSPTWVSKIFSPERAKGEILGDGAADPEGTAALLIDKLLAKDMLPL from the coding sequence ATGCTCGTAGTTGCCTGTATCAAACAGGTCCCCGACACCACCCAGGTGCAGATCGATCCGGTCACCAACACCCTGGTGCGCGAGGGCATCCCCTTTATCGTCAACCCCTATGATACCCATGCCCTGGAAGAGGCGCTGCGCCTGAAGGACCGCTTTGGGTGCAAGGTCGCCGTCCTCTCCATGGGACCGCCCAATGCCGAGGCAACCCTCAGGAAGGCCCTGGCCCTGGGAGTCGATATAGCCATCCTGCTCTCCGACCGGGTCTTCGGCGGAGCCGATACCCTGGCCACCAGCAATGTGCTTTCGGCGGCAATCCGCAAGCTGAACAGCGAGGTGGACGAGGTCGGTCTGGTGCTGTGCGGCAAGCAAACCATCGACGGCGATACGGCCCAGGTCGGCCCCGGCATCGCCACCCGCCTCGCCTACCAGCAACTCACCCTGGTGGACCGCATCGACAACCTGGATGTCGGGGGCAAGCGCATCCGGGTCAGCCGCAAACTGGAAGGACGCCACGAGATCGTGGAGGCGCCCCTGCCCGCCATGCTGACCGTGGTGCGCGAACTGAACCGGCCGCGCTATCCCCGCGTCCCCATGCGCCTGGCCGCGGCCGATGCCCAGGTGGAGGTCTGGAACAATCAGGTCCTCAAGCTGGACGAGCAGTCCATCGGTCTCAAGGGGTCGCCTACCTGGGTCAGCAAGATCTTTTCGCCGGAGCGGGCCAAGGGCGAGATCCTGGGAGACGGCGCCGCCGATCCCGAGGGTACGGCGGCGCTTTTGATCGACAAGCTGCTGGCGAAGGACATGCTGCCGCTGTAA
- a CDS encoding heterodisulfide reductase-related iron-sulfur binding cluster: MTPNPTIFTPLLIISLGIFAWGCWRRLSLVAIGQAENRFDNIGTRIGEMLKYAFGQKRVLAKPFGLNHFVIFWSFIILLVSNTEFLLHGVFPSISLAHLPDGIYFPLLLVIDIVSLLALVAVVIAMVRRIIAPPYPEARTIEAFFILALIATLMLANFGINGARISHMPENYLAVARTYMPVSSFAAGLITPSAGALVFGVSWWAHAAALLLFMCYLPHSKHMHILTAIPNCFFRRLEKPNTQPREEFVSGNTFGVAQADRFTWKDLLDSMACTECGRCQKVCPANITGKPLNPRAVVHDIKVNLLENGALLKQGATPATPLIGDGGEGSVAEEVIWGCTTCGACMEVCPVFIEQMPKIVKMRRHLVENEARFPEELLNLFENMEGRSNPWGIAPSERTKWCAQMEVKPFDKNTTEYLLYVGCAGSFDSRSKHVSVALAQLLDKAGVSWGILGKDEKCCGDSLRRLGNEYVFDRMAKENVRIFTERGVKKVITQCPHCFSTLKNDYRQYGLELEVIHHSEFLRNLVQDGHLKLEGTSAELGATVFHDSCYLGRHNDVYDAPREVIELATGAAPAEMERNRNNAFCCGAGGGRMWMEEHTGERINLTRVREALEEKPDTICVSCPYCLTMFEDGLKDVKADSVKVRDVAEVLAEAALR; encoded by the coding sequence ATGACACCCAATCCGACCATATTCACCCCCCTCCTGATCATCTCCCTCGGCATCTTTGCCTGGGGGTGTTGGCGCAGGCTCAGTCTGGTGGCCATAGGCCAAGCGGAGAACCGGTTCGACAATATCGGCACCCGCATCGGCGAAATGCTGAAATACGCCTTCGGCCAAAAACGGGTCCTGGCCAAGCCGTTCGGCCTCAATCATTTCGTCATCTTCTGGTCGTTCATCATCCTGCTGGTCTCCAACACCGAGTTCCTGCTGCACGGCGTCTTCCCGTCCATCAGTCTGGCGCACCTGCCCGACGGCATCTATTTCCCGCTCCTCTTGGTGATCGATATCGTGTCGCTTCTGGCCCTCGTGGCGGTGGTCATCGCCATGGTCAGACGGATCATCGCGCCCCCCTATCCCGAGGCCCGCACCATCGAGGCGTTCTTTATCCTGGCGCTGATCGCCACCCTGATGCTGGCCAACTTCGGCATCAACGGGGCCAGGATATCCCACATGCCGGAGAATTATCTCGCCGTTGCCCGCACCTATATGCCGGTTTCGAGCTTTGCGGCCGGCCTGATTACGCCCTCCGCCGGAGCCCTGGTGTTCGGTGTCAGCTGGTGGGCCCATGCCGCCGCCCTTCTGCTCTTCATGTGCTATCTGCCCCACAGCAAGCACATGCACATCCTGACCGCCATCCCCAACTGCTTCTTCCGGCGGCTGGAGAAGCCCAATACCCAACCCCGCGAGGAGTTCGTCAGCGGCAACACCTTTGGCGTCGCCCAGGCGGACCGCTTCACCTGGAAAGATCTGCTTGATTCCATGGCCTGCACCGAATGCGGCCGCTGCCAGAAGGTCTGTCCGGCCAATATCACCGGCAAGCCGCTCAATCCGCGGGCCGTTGTCCACGATATCAAGGTCAACCTGCTGGAGAACGGCGCCCTGCTCAAACAGGGGGCAACGCCGGCTACCCCCCTGATCGGTGACGGGGGCGAGGGGAGCGTGGCCGAAGAGGTGATCTGGGGCTGCACCACCTGCGGAGCCTGCATGGAGGTCTGCCCGGTCTTCATCGAGCAGATGCCCAAGATCGTCAAGATGCGTCGCCACTTGGTGGAGAACGAGGCCCGCTTCCCCGAGGAGTTGCTCAATCTGTTCGAGAACATGGAGGGGCGCAGCAACCCCTGGGGCATCGCCCCGTCGGAGCGCACCAAGTGGTGCGCCCAGATGGAGGTCAAGCCTTTCGACAAGAATACCACCGAGTACCTGCTCTACGTCGGCTGCGCCGGTTCGTTCGACTCGCGCAGCAAGCACGTCAGTGTGGCCCTGGCCCAACTGCTGGACAAGGCCGGCGTCTCCTGGGGCATCCTGGGCAAGGACGAAAAATGCTGCGGCGACAGTCTGCGCCGCCTGGGCAACGAGTACGTCTTCGACCGCATGGCCAAAGAAAACGTGCGGATCTTCACCGAGCGGGGCGTCAAGAAGGTCATCACCCAGTGCCCCCACTGTTTCTCGACCCTGAAAAACGATTACCGGCAGTATGGGCTCGAGCTGGAGGTGATCCACCACAGCGAGTTCCTGCGCAACCTGGTGCAGGACGGCCATCTCAAGCTGGAGGGGACGTCCGCGGAGTTGGGGGCCACCGTGTTCCACGATTCCTGCTACCTGGGGCGGCATAACGATGTGTACGACGCGCCGCGCGAGGTGATCGAACTTGCCACCGGAGCCGCCCCGGCCGAGATGGAGCGCAACCGCAACAACGCTTTCTGCTGCGGGGCCGGCGGCGGCAGGATGTGGATGGAGGAGCATACCGGCGAGCGGATCAACCTCACTCGGGTCAGGGAAGCGTTGGAAGAGAAGCCGGACACCATCTGTGTCTCCTGTCCCTACTGCCTGACCATGTTCGAGGACGGGCTCAAGGACGTGAAGGCCGACAGCGTCAAGGTGCGCGACGTGGCAGAAGTCCTGGCCGAGGCGGCGCTCCGGTAA
- a CDS encoding DUF169 domain-containing protein, with translation MESLIAKALHLETEPVAICYSDTKPEGAVQFAPGTVTSCVMFLFASALRGKTVVFDRESYGCFGGGVGIGLGNTYEQFPGGVPGFCRFLSNGNESDPVGNAIGEGMKTAGVPGQFVDQFLHGELYKKSPELADQFVADLPIMEIPARYVVMRPLSQIVPERDKPVSVSFLVNPDQLSALVILANYDRPGQENVAIPYAAACQVIGILSYKEAASERQRCMVGMTDISARKNLKGQGMADKLTFTAPFRRLCEMESQVPGSFFERTTWGSIVS, from the coding sequence ATGGAAAGCCTTATCGCAAAAGCGCTACACCTGGAAACCGAGCCTGTTGCCATCTGCTATTCCGACACAAAGCCGGAAGGGGCGGTCCAATTCGCGCCCGGAACCGTCACCTCGTGCGTCATGTTCCTGTTCGCGTCCGCCCTCCGCGGGAAAACCGTCGTTTTCGACCGTGAGTCCTACGGTTGTTTCGGCGGCGGGGTCGGTATCGGGTTGGGCAACACCTATGAGCAGTTTCCGGGGGGAGTCCCGGGTTTCTGCCGCTTCCTGTCCAACGGCAATGAGAGCGACCCGGTTGGGAATGCGATTGGCGAGGGAATGAAAACCGCCGGCGTTCCGGGCCAGTTTGTGGACCAATTCCTCCACGGCGAGCTTTACAAAAAATCGCCGGAACTGGCCGACCAGTTCGTAGCCGATCTTCCGATCATGGAAATACCGGCGCGCTACGTTGTCATGAGACCTCTCTCGCAGATCGTTCCGGAAAGGGACAAGCCGGTTTCGGTGTCGTTCCTGGTGAACCCTGACCAGCTTTCGGCGCTGGTCATCCTTGCCAACTATGACCGGCCCGGTCAGGAGAACGTGGCGATCCCCTATGCCGCGGCATGTCAGGTCATCGGGATTTTGTCGTACAAAGAGGCGGCCTCCGAACGGCAGCGGTGCATGGTCGGTATGACCGACATCTCCGCGAGAAAGAATCTCAAAGGGCAGGGGATGGCGGACAAGCTCACTTTCACCGCTCCTTTCCGCCGCCTCTGCGAAATGGAGTCCCAGGTGCCGGGAAGTTTCTTCGAGAGGACGACATGGGGGAGTATCGTTTCCTAA
- the gdhA gene encoding NADP-specific glutamate dehydrogenase, with protein sequence MAKLDEKLEGVYQEVLKRNPGEAEFHQAVLEVLESLGPVVSKHPEYLERKIIERICEPERQIIFRVPWQDDKGKVHINRGFRVEFNSALGPYKGGLRFHPSVYLGIIKFLGFEQIFKNSLTGMPIGGGKGGSDFDPKGKSDDEVMRFCQSFMTELYRHIGEHTDVPAGDIGVGGREIGYMFGQYKRITNRWEAGVLTGKGLKFGGSLVRTEATGYGAAFFINEALKTRKDSFDGKTCLVSGSGNVAIYTIEKIHQLGGRCIACSDSNGVIVDEKGLDVGLIKQLKEVERRRIQDYASFHKHATYVPNGKIWEIPCQVAMPSATQNEINGKDAATLVKNGCIAVGEGANMPTTPEGVKVFLDANIVYGPGKAANAGGVATSALEMQQNAQRDSWKFDYTEKRLEDIMVNIHQLCHDIAEEYGAPGNYVLGANIAGFTKVADAMVAHGLV encoded by the coding sequence ATGGCAAAGCTCGATGAAAAACTTGAAGGCGTTTACCAAGAGGTCTTGAAGCGCAATCCCGGGGAGGCGGAGTTCCATCAGGCGGTTCTGGAGGTTCTGGAATCCCTGGGCCCGGTCGTCAGCAAACATCCCGAGTACCTGGAACGCAAGATCATCGAACGCATCTGCGAACCGGAACGCCAGATCATTTTCCGCGTTCCCTGGCAGGATGACAAGGGAAAAGTGCATATCAACCGAGGTTTCCGCGTTGAGTTCAACAGCGCCCTGGGCCCCTACAAAGGCGGCTTGCGCTTCCACCCATCGGTCTACCTGGGGATCATCAAGTTCCTTGGCTTCGAGCAGATCTTCAAAAACTCACTCACCGGCATGCCCATCGGCGGCGGCAAGGGCGGCTCCGACTTCGACCCGAAAGGCAAGTCCGATGACGAGGTCATGCGCTTCTGCCAGAGCTTCATGACCGAACTCTACCGCCATATCGGCGAGCATACCGATGTGCCGGCCGGCGATATCGGCGTGGGCGGCAGGGAGATCGGCTACATGTTCGGGCAGTACAAGCGCATCACAAACCGCTGGGAGGCGGGCGTTCTCACCGGCAAGGGGCTCAAGTTCGGCGGCTCCCTGGTACGTACCGAAGCGACCGGCTACGGTGCCGCCTTTTTCATCAACGAGGCGCTCAAGACCCGCAAGGACTCGTTCGACGGCAAGACCTGCCTGGTCTCCGGCTCCGGCAACGTGGCCATCTACACCATAGAAAAGATCCACCAACTGGGCGGCAGGTGCATCGCCTGCTCCGACTCCAACGGGGTCATCGTGGACGAAAAGGGACTGGATGTGGGGTTGATCAAACAACTGAAAGAGGTGGAACGCCGGCGCATCCAGGATTACGCCTCCTTCCACAAGCACGCCACGTACGTACCCAACGGCAAGATCTGGGAGATTCCCTGCCAGGTGGCCATGCCTTCCGCCACCCAGAACGAGATCAACGGCAAGGATGCGGCTACCCTGGTGAAAAACGGCTGCATCGCCGTGGGCGAGGGGGCCAACATGCCCACCACCCCCGAGGGGGTCAAGGTGTTCCTGGACGCCAACATCGTCTACGGCCCCGGCAAGGCGGCCAATGCCGGCGGGGTTGCCACATCGGCCCTCGAAATGCAGCAGAATGCCCAGCGCGACTCGTGGAAGTTCGACTACACCGAGAAGAGACTGGAAGACATCATGGTCAACATCCATCAACTCTGCCACGATATTGCAGAGGAGTACGGGGCACCGGGCAACTACGTTCTCGGCGCCAATATCGCCGGCTTCACCAAGGTTGCCGACGCCATGGTGGCCCACGGCCTCGTGTAG
- a CDS encoding ATP-dependent helicase, which produces MNLLTNLNPPQKEAVLHGEGPLLILAGAGSGKTRVITHRIAHLIRERGVHPRNILAVTFTNKAANEMAERVRKLLGGGEVPQIATFHAACGRILRREIHHLGFESSFAIYDDKDSERLLKDVLAELDLDDKRFPPKTIGAKIDDFKNRGFFPEDLDAVATGDIFNERLVQIYAAYQERLKKCNALDFGDMLIQTVRLLTDVPEVRQTYQERFQWILVDEYQDTNPVQYRLIKLLAGERRNLCVVGDDDQSIYSWRGADIRNILEFEKDFPGVRVVRLEQNYRSTATILKAAGEVVKHNFGRKGKTLWTENPAGENIRYLRVESDRDEARTVCREISRLRADGVPLEEMAVFYRTNAQSRQVEEALVSEALPYHIVGGVRFYARMEVKDILAYLRVLDNPADEISLKRVINVPARGIGTATIDKISLQASRGGISMYAALQDAAESGLLGAGPRGKVAVFAAMMERFRETGASLGLPELARMVMEESGYLTRLKESRDEEDAERLENLEQLLAAMEEFCEKNPETGLSEFLEQVSLVSDLEQGEQGKPSVTLMTLHAAKGLEFKAVFMIGMEERLFPHVRALDDMDGMEEERRLCYVGMTRARERLYLLNARRRYLFGQDQSNPPSRFLKDIPGELLDEEGTGGVSGYRTERPFGQTSAIRQEYAPSHNLAAAAQFGTTNEVEIVPEPPEEYGEVYVGMKVRHAKFGQGTIRKIEGSGESQKAIVWFNSAGPKKLLLRFAGLERA; this is translated from the coding sequence ATGAATCTCCTTACCAACCTCAACCCGCCCCAGAAAGAGGCCGTGCTGCACGGCGAGGGGCCGCTTTTGATCCTGGCCGGCGCCGGATCGGGCAAGACCCGCGTCATTACCCACCGCATCGCCCACCTGATCCGGGAGCGGGGCGTACACCCCCGGAACATCCTGGCCGTGACCTTCACCAACAAGGCCGCCAACGAGATGGCCGAGCGAGTCAGAAAACTGCTCGGCGGCGGCGAGGTGCCCCAGATTGCCACCTTCCACGCCGCCTGCGGCCGCATCCTCCGCCGGGAGATCCATCATCTGGGCTTCGAGTCGTCCTTCGCCATCTACGACGACAAGGACTCCGAACGGCTCCTGAAAGATGTGCTGGCCGAACTCGACCTGGACGACAAACGCTTTCCCCCCAAGACCATCGGCGCCAAGATCGACGACTTCAAGAACCGGGGCTTCTTCCCCGAGGACCTGGACGCCGTGGCCACCGGCGACATCTTCAACGAGCGGCTGGTGCAGATCTATGCCGCCTACCAGGAACGCCTGAAGAAGTGCAACGCCCTGGACTTCGGGGACATGCTGATCCAGACCGTCCGCCTGCTGACCGACGTTCCCGAGGTGCGCCAGACCTACCAGGAACGCTTCCAGTGGATCCTGGTGGACGAATACCAGGACACCAACCCGGTGCAGTACCGCCTGATCAAGCTCCTGGCGGGGGAACGGCGCAACCTGTGCGTGGTGGGGGACGACGACCAGTCCATCTACTCCTGGCGCGGGGCCGACATCCGCAACATCCTGGAATTCGAGAAGGATTTCCCCGGCGTGCGCGTGGTCCGGCTGGAACAGAATTACCGTTCCACCGCCACGATCCTCAAGGCCGCCGGCGAGGTGGTCAAACACAACTTCGGCCGCAAGGGGAAGACCCTCTGGACCGAAAACCCTGCCGGCGAGAACATCCGCTACCTGCGGGTGGAGTCGGACCGGGACGAGGCGCGCACCGTCTGCCGCGAGATCTCCCGTTTGCGGGCGGACGGCGTCCCCCTGGAGGAGATGGCGGTCTTCTACCGCACCAACGCCCAATCGCGCCAGGTTGAAGAGGCTCTCGTGTCCGAGGCGCTCCCCTACCACATCGTGGGGGGCGTCAGGTTCTACGCCCGCATGGAGGTCAAGGACATCCTGGCCTACCTGCGCGTGCTGGACAACCCGGCCGACGAGATCTCCCTGAAACGGGTCATCAACGTCCCGGCCCGAGGCATCGGCACCGCCACCATCGACAAGATTTCCCTCCAGGCCAGCCGGGGGGGAATCAGCATGTACGCCGCCCTGCAAGATGCCGCCGAAAGCGGACTCTTGGGGGCCGGGCCGCGGGGCAAGGTCGCGGTCTTTGCCGCCATGATGGAACGCTTCCGTGAGACCGGCGCATCCCTGGGGCTGCCGGAACTGGCCCGCATGGTGATGGAGGAGAGCGGCTACCTGACCCGGCTCAAGGAGAGCCGGGACGAGGAGGACGCGGAACGGCTGGAGAACCTGGAGCAGCTCCTGGCGGCCATGGAAGAGTTCTGCGAGAAGAACCCCGAGACCGGCCTGTCCGAATTCCTGGAGCAGGTATCCCTGGTGTCTGACCTGGAACAGGGGGAGCAGGGCAAGCCCTCGGTGACGCTCATGACCCTGCATGCCGCCAAGGGGCTGGAATTCAAGGCGGTCTTCATGATCGGCATGGAGGAGCGGCTCTTCCCCCATGTGCGCGCCCTGGACGATATGGACGGCATGGAGGAGGAGCGACGCCTCTGCTACGTCGGCATGACCCGCGCCCGGGAACGGCTCTACCTGCTGAACGCCCGGCGGCGTTACCTGTTCGGCCAGGACCAGTCCAACCCGCCCTCCCGTTTTCTCAAGGACATACCGGGGGAGTTGCTGGATGAGGAGGGAACCGGGGGGGTGAGCGGTTACCGGACGGAGCGGCCGTTCGGGCAAACGTCAGCGATCCGCCAGGAATATGCCCCAAGCCACAACCTGGCCGCTGCCGCCCAGTTCGGCACGACCAACGAGGTCGAGATCGTTCCCGAGCCGCCGGAGGAGTACGGCGAGGTCTATGTGGGCATGAAGGTGCGCCACGCCAAATTCGGCCAGGGCACCATCAGGAAGATCGAGGGGAGCGGCGAATCCCAGAAGGCCATCGTCTGGTTCAACTCGGCCGGCCCCAAGAAGCTCCTGCTCCGGTTCGCCGGGCTGGAGCGGGCCTAG